Proteins encoded in a region of the Stieleria neptunia genome:
- a CDS encoding AsmA-like C-terminal region-containing protein gives MSGKEAESNDITSSGKSSRWMVVALLIAAIVFIFRFIAPQTVGEQVRRHVEQTFRDHYPDLEISIGRGRFEPNIGLILDDIRILQPQKSESAATRRVRSLSDRLGISADASRELVQIGQIVVVASADVSKLLENENPLVTRRIVISGVRAHAWLDEQGKLSLESLWPLPTFGKVACPRMEVRNAKLVLANESPDSRPIEIDVAQAVILKDFACATDPAGAAGSCSSTITANGTAAFAEHFALQITSDDKQTDLRGEVRGGKLTGELIDRLPAQVQEKLKPLRGLELVADTTAIARIQPGHPINFATRSRIHDGRFRHPKSSMPVKDIRGVLSCRPSGVQLESCQAFWGDARIKLDGYTVGYSNPIEAHLDVSAYNLLLDQRFAAVIPQRLEAGWKKFEPRGLIDVTHAHFDVVGDQIETTAEITCKGVDLNYEKFPYPVQQITGELLIKDQRVQTKLAGGRIGGQLMQCVFDLPLRPDSQQQRVFSVAMAGPIAIDGELLNALSPRGGEVTPLERFIRSLNPLGAIHLVRGTMRTDADGVKHQDMELKVSDATLRFNAFPYPLYNVTGDIRVVDDHVTLTGFQGSNANGGVIRCEGDYRVPPRRDEPGNEASGTSFSGPSLVLDFDATRISLDEALRSSLPPASQQTWDNLAPSGVLDSLRIKLVRDVPDSPLKLNVAAHQFDSKRIGSDTLRLQPIALPYRLDIVEAAVRYEGGRVMIDSIRAEHGRSAVSADGGCWQINDGRWLLSVDVHNGSRLIPDAELINALPQQMRGAMRGLNLRGPVGLSGLTETLLSDDSHPDPIFGWDLQFQLEGNRIGDVGPVHGLRGELLVKGHKDAREIAAEGEVRIDSLHINDLQITQLRGPFQIRDDRLRLGGMGRNGEFQQPIEGRLFDGTIRMDGNVTLSDANFDVRLALIQAKLPVLLAELGQGMSDLTGSLVGSMNLEGVLGTTDLLRGQGHAVITDANLYQVPVLMQLLNVLSITPTEDVAFTNADINYRLSENEIFFDDLKLWGSLIALHGNGMLDRRRELDLTFNTRVSPRNTFTRILRPLMDQRYTLWTVDVTGPLDDPNIERRALDGVGQTIERLFQGMNTDPDAKRKDRSAGIGRMLQ, from the coding sequence TTGAGCGGCAAGGAAGCCGAATCGAACGACATCACATCGTCGGGAAAGTCCTCTCGATGGATGGTCGTTGCGCTGTTGATTGCGGCGATCGTTTTCATCTTTCGCTTCATCGCCCCGCAGACCGTGGGGGAGCAGGTTCGACGTCATGTCGAACAGACGTTTCGCGACCACTACCCGGATCTGGAAATCTCGATCGGTCGGGGCCGTTTCGAACCGAACATCGGATTGATCCTGGATGACATCCGGATTTTGCAGCCGCAGAAGTCCGAGTCGGCTGCGACGCGGCGAGTGCGCAGCTTGAGTGATCGTCTGGGCATCTCCGCGGACGCGTCACGCGAGTTGGTGCAGATTGGTCAGATCGTTGTGGTGGCGAGCGCCGACGTTTCAAAACTGTTGGAAAACGAAAACCCGCTGGTCACGCGTCGGATTGTGATCAGTGGCGTCCGCGCCCACGCTTGGCTGGATGAACAGGGCAAACTGTCGCTGGAATCGCTGTGGCCGCTGCCGACGTTTGGCAAAGTCGCCTGTCCCAGGATGGAGGTCCGCAACGCGAAACTGGTGTTGGCCAACGAGTCGCCGGATTCGCGTCCGATCGAAATTGATGTCGCTCAAGCGGTGATCTTAAAGGATTTCGCATGCGCGACGGATCCTGCCGGAGCCGCCGGTTCATGCTCATCGACCATCACCGCCAATGGCACCGCCGCGTTTGCCGAGCATTTTGCGTTGCAGATCACCAGCGACGACAAACAAACCGATCTGCGCGGCGAGGTTCGCGGTGGCAAGCTGACCGGTGAGCTGATCGATCGCTTGCCGGCACAAGTGCAAGAAAAACTGAAACCGCTTCGTGGACTGGAATTGGTGGCCGACACGACGGCGATTGCGCGGATTCAGCCCGGCCATCCGATCAACTTCGCGACCCGCAGTCGCATTCACGACGGCCGGTTTCGGCACCCCAAGTCATCGATGCCGGTGAAAGACATTCGTGGCGTGCTGAGTTGTCGTCCCAGCGGTGTGCAACTGGAATCCTGCCAGGCGTTCTGGGGCGACGCGCGGATCAAGCTGGACGGCTACACCGTCGGTTATTCCAACCCCATCGAAGCCCATCTCGATGTCTCGGCCTACAACCTGTTGCTGGACCAGCGGTTCGCCGCCGTGATCCCCCAGCGGTTGGAAGCCGGCTGGAAAAAATTCGAGCCGCGTGGATTGATCGACGTCACCCACGCACACTTTGACGTGGTCGGTGACCAGATCGAAACGACTGCCGAAATCACGTGCAAGGGCGTCGACCTGAACTATGAGAAATTCCCCTACCCGGTTCAGCAGATCACCGGAGAATTGTTGATCAAGGACCAGCGTGTCCAAACCAAACTGGCCGGTGGGCGGATCGGTGGCCAACTGATGCAGTGTGTGTTTGATCTGCCCCTGCGCCCTGATTCGCAGCAGCAACGTGTGTTTTCCGTGGCGATGGCCGGACCGATTGCGATTGATGGAGAACTATTGAACGCGCTGTCGCCGCGCGGAGGCGAGGTCACGCCGCTGGAGCGATTCATTCGTTCGCTGAACCCACTCGGAGCGATTCATCTGGTCCGTGGCACGATGCGGACCGATGCCGATGGAGTCAAGCATCAGGACATGGAGCTGAAAGTCAGTGATGCGACGCTCCGGTTCAATGCGTTTCCGTATCCGCTGTACAACGTCACCGGCGACATTCGCGTCGTCGACGATCACGTGACACTCACTGGATTTCAAGGATCCAATGCCAACGGCGGCGTGATTCGGTGCGAAGGCGACTACCGGGTTCCTCCCCGCCGCGACGAACCCGGAAACGAGGCATCCGGCACGTCGTTCTCGGGGCCATCGCTGGTCTTGGATTTCGATGCCACCCGCATTTCGCTCGACGAAGCCCTTCGCAGTTCGCTTCCGCCGGCTTCGCAACAGACCTGGGACAACCTCGCACCCAGTGGAGTGCTCGATTCGCTGAGAATCAAATTGGTTCGCGATGTCCCCGATAGCCCGTTGAAGCTGAACGTCGCCGCGCACCAATTTGATTCCAAACGCATCGGCTCGGACACGCTGCGTTTGCAACCGATCGCCTTGCCGTACCGGTTGGACATCGTCGAAGCCGCGGTTCGGTATGAAGGCGGCCGCGTCATGATCGACTCGATTCGGGCCGAGCACGGCAGGTCCGCCGTCTCCGCCGACGGTGGCTGCTGGCAAATCAACGACGGACGCTGGCTGCTAAGTGTCGATGTGCATAACGGCAGCCGATTGATCCCCGACGCCGAATTGATCAACGCATTGCCCCAACAGATGCGAGGTGCCATGCGTGGATTGAACCTCCGCGGACCGGTCGGCCTGAGCGGATTGACCGAAACGCTGCTCTCTGATGACAGCCATCCCGATCCGATCTTTGGCTGGGATCTGCAATTTCAACTGGAAGGGAATCGGATCGGCGACGTCGGTCCGGTACACGGGCTGCGCGGAGAGTTGTTGGTCAAGGGGCACAAGGACGCGCGCGAGATCGCCGCCGAGGGCGAAGTCCGGATCGATTCGCTGCACATTAATGATCTGCAAATCACGCAGCTGCGCGGCCCGTTTCAAATCCGCGACGATCGTCTTCGCCTGGGGGGCATGGGTCGCAACGGCGAGTTCCAACAACCGATCGAAGGCCGTTTATTCGACGGCACGATTCGTATGGATGGCAACGTGACCTTGTCCGACGCCAATTTTGATGTGCGGCTGGCGCTGATCCAGGCCAAGCTTCCGGTGTTGTTGGCCGAATTGGGGCAGGGCATGAGCGATTTGACCGGTTCGCTCGTCGGCAGCATGAATCTGGAAGGCGTGCTCGGGACCACCGACCTGCTGCGTGGCCAAGGCCATGCCGTCATCACCGATGCCAACCTCTATCAGGTGCCGGTGTTGATGCAATTGTTGAACGTCCTGTCGATCACGCCGACCGAAGACGTCGCGTTCACCAACGCCGACATCAACTACCGGCTGAGCGAGAACGAGATCTTTTTTGATGACCTGAAACTGTGGGGCAGCCTGATCGCATTGCACGGAAACGGCATGCTCGATCGCCGCCGCGAACTCGACCTGACCTTCAACACCCGCGTCTCCCCCCGCAACACGTTCACGCGTATCCTGCGTCCGCTGATGGACCAGCGTTACACGTTGTGGACGGTCGACGTGACGGGACCGCTGGATGACCCCAACATCGAACGCCGGGCGCTCGACGGCGTTGGGCAAACCATCGAACGACTGTTCCAGGGCATGAACACCGACCCCGACGCGAAACGCAAAGACCGTTCGGCCGGCATCGGACGGATGCTGCAATAA
- a CDS encoding DUF2200 domain-containing protein, translating into MNRTNNTDERIANMTFASVYPHYVTKVEKKGRTKEELHQVIKWLTGFNEKTLQKHIGGESTFQQFFQAAKVNENAHLITGVICGHRVEEIENPLTQRVRYLDKLVDELAKGRKMEKILRTR; encoded by the coding sequence ATGAACCGCACCAACAACACCGATGAACGCATCGCCAACATGACGTTTGCGTCCGTGTACCCGCACTATGTCACGAAGGTTGAGAAGAAAGGCCGGACCAAGGAAGAGCTGCATCAGGTGATCAAATGGTTGACGGGTTTCAACGAAAAGACGCTGCAGAAACACATCGGCGGCGAATCGACGTTCCAGCAATTCTTTCAGGCCGCCAAGGTCAACGAGAACGCGCACCTGATCACGGGCGTCATCTGCGGTCATCGGGTCGAGGAGATTGAGAATCCGTTGACCCAGCGGGTCCGATACTTGGACAAGCTGGTCGACGAGTTGGCGAAGGGGCGAAAGATGGAAAAAATATTGCGGACGCGGTGA
- a CDS encoding DUF4349 domain-containing protein codes for MIKRANWKTILAALAVCLPLLGCGQQADRADFDSVLEHAEAPAAGETIPVALVAGGEAVERSVSNRKIIYTADVELVVDDFAVFERQISGVIGSHGGYASERSSDRRHGDHRGGTWVIRVPVANYDAFLSGLDSLGFARSRSETSDDVTEAYVDLEARISNKQKLEERILAMLEERPGKLTDLMEIERELSRVREEIERMEGRMRVLKDQTSLATVTLRVVEEATYQPPAAPTLTDRIAAVWGGSTRSIVQIATGLVLFAVAVIPWAVILVPIAFLAYRFRLKTA; via the coding sequence GTGATCAAACGAGCCAACTGGAAAACCATCCTTGCAGCCCTCGCCGTCTGCTTGCCGCTGTTGGGATGTGGTCAGCAGGCTGATCGCGCGGATTTCGACAGCGTGCTTGAGCATGCCGAAGCGCCCGCGGCGGGTGAAACCATCCCCGTCGCGCTGGTTGCCGGGGGCGAAGCGGTCGAGCGATCGGTGTCCAACCGCAAGATCATCTACACCGCCGATGTCGAATTGGTCGTCGACGATTTCGCCGTTTTCGAGCGACAAATCTCCGGCGTGATTGGCAGCCACGGCGGCTATGCCTCCGAACGCAGCAGTGACCGCCGGCACGGCGACCACCGCGGCGGAACCTGGGTGATTCGCGTTCCGGTGGCGAATTACGACGCCTTCCTCTCCGGTTTGGACTCGCTCGGTTTTGCACGCTCCCGCAGCGAGACGTCCGACGATGTCACCGAGGCCTATGTCGATTTAGAAGCACGCATCAGCAACAAACAGAAACTGGAAGAACGCATCCTGGCGATGCTGGAAGAACGCCCCGGCAAGCTGACCGATTTGATGGAAATCGAACGAGAACTTTCGCGCGTCCGTGAAGAGATCGAACGCATGGAAGGCCGGATGCGTGTGTTGAAGGACCAAACGTCGCTGGCCACGGTGACCCTGCGGGTGGTCGAAGAAGCGACCTACCAGCCGCCGGCGGCACCGACGTTGACCGACCGAATCGCGGCCGTCTGGGGCGGTTCGACCCGATCCATCGTCCAGATCGCGACCGGATTGGTCCTCTTCGCCGTCGCCGTGATCCCTTGGGCCGTCATCCTGGTACCGATCGCGTTTCTGGCGTACCGGTTTCGCTTGAAAACAGCTTGA
- a CDS encoding OsmC family protein: MAVEIHGVYTGQLGCTATHGPSGKTLTTDAPLDNGGKGESFSPTDLVATALGSCVLTILGLVAERHELDLTGTEVSVTKEMIQQPVRRIGGLRTVVTLPAGSVTDAAMRTRLETAARKCPVHQSIHPDIEAPIEFVYG, translated from the coding sequence ATGGCTGTTGAGATTCACGGGGTGTACACCGGCCAGCTCGGATGCACCGCCACGCACGGCCCGAGCGGCAAAACACTGACCACGGACGCACCGCTGGACAACGGCGGCAAGGGGGAATCGTTCTCCCCGACAGACCTGGTCGCCACCGCACTGGGAAGCTGTGTTCTGACCATCTTGGGACTCGTCGCCGAGCGCCACGAATTGGATCTAACCGGGACAGAGGTCTCGGTGACCAAAGAGATGATCCAACAACCGGTGCGTCGCATCGGGGGGCTGCGGACCGTCGTGACACTCCCGGCCGGCTCGGTCACCGACGCCGCGATGCGAACCCGACTGGAGACGGCTGCGCGGAAGTGCCCGGTTCACCAAAGCATTCATCCCGACATCGAGGCACCGATCGAATTCGTGTACGGCTAG
- the purM gene encoding phosphoribosylformylglycinamidine cyclo-ligase: MAATYKDAGVDLDVYAESMRRLPKLMHRTFSPRVLASDGGFAGLFQLDFAGKLFARNYEQPVLVSGTDGVGTKLKIAQTTGIHHTVGIDLVAMCVNDLLCTGAEPLFFLDYVAMGKDDPARLERIVQGISDGCVAGDMALLGGETAIMPDMYGDDDYDLAGFAVGVVERKRLIDGKQIGEGDVVLGIASSGLHSNGFSLVRKIIADAGLTWDSTPDALGGKTIAEECLTPTQIYVAAVRAIQNHYRVKQVIHGLAHITGGGIEENLDRILPPGVDAEIDPQSWEPSAVFRFLQQTGNVADAEMRRVFNMGIGMAIIVSDFYAASIQSQLTELGIQATPIGRITFGTGKVRYV, translated from the coding sequence ATGGCTGCGACTTATAAGGACGCCGGCGTTGACCTCGACGTTTACGCCGAATCGATGCGGCGTTTGCCCAAACTGATGCACCGCACTTTCTCGCCGCGCGTGCTGGCCAGCGATGGTGGGTTTGCCGGGCTGTTTCAGCTCGATTTCGCCGGCAAACTGTTCGCCCGCAATTACGAACAACCCGTTCTGGTCAGCGGCACCGACGGCGTCGGGACCAAGCTGAAAATCGCCCAAACCACCGGCATCCACCACACCGTCGGGATCGATTTGGTGGCGATGTGTGTCAATGATCTGCTCTGCACCGGCGCCGAACCGCTGTTTTTTCTCGATTATGTCGCGATGGGCAAAGACGATCCGGCGCGGTTGGAACGGATCGTTCAAGGGATCAGCGACGGCTGCGTCGCCGGCGACATGGCCTTGCTGGGCGGCGAAACCGCGATCATGCCGGACATGTACGGGGATGACGACTATGACCTGGCCGGCTTTGCCGTCGGTGTCGTCGAACGAAAACGATTGATCGACGGCAAACAGATCGGCGAAGGCGACGTCGTGCTGGGGATCGCATCCAGCGGGCTGCACAGCAATGGTTTTTCGCTGGTCCGAAAAATCATCGCCGATGCCGGCCTGACCTGGGATTCCACCCCCGACGCCCTGGGCGGCAAGACCATCGCCGAGGAATGCCTGACGCCGACTCAGATTTACGTCGCGGCCGTTCGCGCGATCCAAAATCACTACCGCGTCAAACAAGTCATCCACGGCCTGGCCCACATCACCGGCGGCGGGATCGAAGAGAATCTCGATCGCATCCTGCCCCCCGGCGTCGATGCCGAGATCGATCCCCAGTCCTGGGAACCGTCGGCGGTGTTCCGCTTTCTGCAGCAAACCGGCAACGTGGCCGACGCCGAAATGCGACGCGTGTTCAACATGGGCATCGGCATGGCCATCATCGTCAGCGATTTCTACGCCGCCAGTATCCAATCCCAGCTGACCGAGCTGGGGATTCAGGCCACGCCGATCGGACGGATCACCTTCGGAACCGGCAAGGTGCGCTACGTCTAG
- the glgX gene encoding glycogen debranching protein GlgX, whose product MLMRQPTGNLQFTYQPPFGATLQENGVQFSVFSRSATAMRLLLYNKVTDQEPADIIEFDRETDRWGDVWSLNLKGLEAGQLYHYQASGPWDPAKGQRFDSAARLIDPYAQALAGTFGRSTDGVVRPPKCVVVKDDFDWEGDRHLRRELSESVIYEMHVRGFTKSRTAKIKCPGTYLGVIEKIPYLQSLGVTAVELMPVNEFPILDIYGNPPQRPNYWGYDPMAFFSPHRGYAHDKRPGAQVNEFKQMVKALHAAGIEVILDVVFNHTCEGNEQGPTLSFKGLENQVYYILSEGEHYTNYSGCGNTLNGNHPVVREMIFHCLRHWVHNYHVDGFRFDLASILSRDRGGNLVPNPPMVELIAEDPLLADTKIIAEAWDAAGAYQVGSFGNHRWAEWNGRYRDDVRGFWRGDGGTLGALATRLAGSSDLYEHAGRPPFCSINFVTSHDGFTLNDLVSYKEKHNAANGEDNRDGDNHNISDNYGVEGPTRRKGVNTIRGRQVRNMLATLLLSQGVPMIVSGDEVRRTARGNNNAYCQDNDLSWFDWRLVEKNKDVLRFVQTLIQFRRQQPTVRRIHFLTGQPVDGRLIRDVSWYADDGSPLDWGQHHLSMVAYIAAPSRAEDPAGLGRDLVMLFNSTGDDRTQQMPAIGRGMKWNLFLDTAADSPNDIYPNLNGPMPPSNRAVEMPCHSLKVFVSGKVSAKRRK is encoded by the coding sequence ATGCTTATGCGACAACCGACCGGAAACCTTCAGTTCACCTACCAACCGCCGTTCGGTGCAACGTTGCAGGAGAACGGCGTCCAGTTTTCGGTGTTCAGCCGCTCGGCAACCGCAATGCGTTTGCTGTTGTACAACAAGGTCACCGACCAGGAACCGGCCGACATCATCGAGTTTGATCGCGAGACCGACCGCTGGGGCGACGTTTGGAGCCTGAACCTCAAAGGGCTGGAAGCGGGCCAACTGTATCATTACCAAGCCAGCGGACCGTGGGATCCGGCCAAGGGGCAACGATTCGACTCGGCCGCCCGCCTGATCGATCCCTATGCCCAGGCGCTCGCGGGAACCTTCGGACGCAGCACCGACGGCGTCGTTCGCCCACCCAAGTGTGTCGTCGTCAAAGACGACTTCGATTGGGAAGGCGACCGGCACTTGCGGCGTGAATTGAGCGAATCGGTGATCTACGAAATGCACGTTCGCGGATTCACTAAAAGCCGCACCGCGAAAATCAAGTGCCCCGGCACTTACCTCGGTGTGATCGAAAAGATCCCTTATCTGCAATCGCTGGGCGTGACCGCCGTCGAATTGATGCCGGTCAACGAATTCCCGATCCTGGACATCTACGGCAACCCGCCGCAACGCCCCAATTACTGGGGTTATGACCCGATGGCGTTCTTTTCGCCGCACCGCGGATACGCCCACGACAAACGGCCCGGCGCCCAAGTCAACGAATTCAAACAGATGGTCAAGGCACTGCACGCGGCCGGGATCGAAGTGATCTTGGACGTCGTGTTCAATCACACCTGTGAAGGCAACGAGCAGGGCCCCACGTTGTCGTTCAAGGGACTGGAAAACCAAGTCTATTACATCCTCAGCGAAGGCGAGCACTACACCAACTACAGCGGCTGCGGCAACACGCTCAACGGCAACCACCCGGTCGTCCGCGAGATGATTTTCCACTGCCTGCGGCATTGGGTGCACAACTATCACGTCGACGGTTTCCGTTTCGACTTGGCCAGCATTCTGTCGCGCGACCGGGGCGGAAACCTGGTCCCCAACCCGCCGATGGTGGAGCTGATCGCCGAAGACCCATTGTTGGCCGACACCAAGATCATTGCCGAAGCCTGGGACGCGGCCGGCGCCTACCAAGTCGGCTCGTTCGGCAATCACCGCTGGGCGGAATGGAACGGCCGCTACCGCGACGACGTACGCGGATTTTGGCGTGGCGATGGCGGAACCTTGGGCGCGTTGGCGACCCGCTTGGCCGGCAGCAGCGACTTGTACGAGCATGCCGGACGCCCGCCGTTTTGCAGCATCAACTTCGTCACCAGCCACGACGGTTTCACGCTCAATGACCTGGTCAGTTACAAAGAGAAACACAACGCGGCCAACGGCGAAGACAATCGCGACGGTGACAATCACAACATCAGCGACAACTACGGGGTCGAAGGCCCGACGCGTCGCAAAGGGGTCAACACCATCCGGGGGCGACAAGTCCGCAACATGCTCGCCACGCTGTTGTTGTCTCAAGGCGTTCCGATGATCGTCAGTGGTGACGAAGTCCGACGCACCGCCCGCGGCAACAACAACGCCTATTGCCAAGACAACGATCTGAGTTGGTTCGATTGGCGGTTGGTCGAGAAAAACAAGGACGTGTTGCGATTCGTCCAAACGCTGATTCAGTTTCGACGCCAGCAACCGACCGTGCGACGAATCCACTTTTTGACCGGCCAGCCCGTCGACGGCCGCCTGATCCGTGACGTTTCGTGGTACGCCGATGACGGCAGCCCGTTGGACTGGGGACAACACCACCTGAGCATGGTGGCGTACATTGCCGCCCCGAGCCGCGCGGAAGATCCCGCCGGGCTCGGCCGCGATTTGGTGATGTTGTTCAACAGCACCGGGGACGACCGCACCCAGCAAATGCCGGCGATCGGGCGTGGCATGAAATGGAACCTGTTCCTGGACACCGCCGCGGATTCCCCCAACGACATCTATCCCAATTTGAATGGGCCGATGCCGCCCAGCAATCGGGCCGTCGAAATGCCCTGCCATTCGCTCAAGGTATTCGTCAGCGGAAAAGTCTCCGCCAAGCGACGAAAATAG
- the dcd gene encoding dCTP deaminase, with the protein MLLSSDEIHRRLKNDQIKIEPFDADRLNPNGYNLALHDELLVYEEIVLDVATPNRYRRLEIPAEGLTLQPNVLYLGRTVEYTETRGLVPLIQGRSSLGRLGLFINPGGSIGDVGYCGTWTLEMYCVQPVRIVPGMQICQIYYQELSGDGAAYCSDKYQHSRDIQPSLMYREFGGAVDETQLELNFGDSPGR; encoded by the coding sequence ATGCTTCTATCGAGCGACGAGATTCACCGGCGGCTGAAAAATGACCAGATCAAAATCGAACCGTTTGATGCCGACCGGTTGAATCCGAACGGATACAACCTGGCGCTGCACGACGAACTGTTGGTTTACGAGGAAATCGTGCTCGACGTCGCCACCCCCAACCGTTATCGACGGTTGGAAATCCCCGCCGAAGGGCTGACGCTGCAGCCCAACGTGCTGTACCTCGGGCGAACCGTCGAATACACCGAAACCCGCGGTCTGGTGCCGCTGATCCAGGGCCGCAGTTCACTCGGCCGGCTGGGTTTGTTCATCAACCCCGGCGGGTCGATCGGCGATGTCGGTTATTGTGGCACCTGGACCTTGGAAATGTATTGCGTCCAACCGGTCAGGATCGTTCCGGGCATGCAGATCTGCCAAATCTACTATCAAGAACTCAGCGGCGACGGTGCCGCGTATTGCAGCGACAAGTACCAGCACAGCCGCGACATTCAGCCCAGTTTGATGTACCGTGAGTTCGGCGGAGCCGTCGACGAAACTCAGTTGGAACTCAACTTCGGTGACTCCCCCGGCCGTTGA
- a CDS encoding DUF2141 domain-containing protein produces MLVQKDKLPFRSPNEKGRYRRAWKESHGNLLLLFAGIIFLIGLAMIWASPPDPTEFDVDLGAVADTDQVQPLPPDVILIRVTTNQIDSAGPIRIAVYDSPESFGNPERAIIKDSLVPIDGFVVWEIQLAILPEQFAIAAYHDMDDNGELNRALFNAPVEPYGFSNNARSLVGPPTYEQTIMERPSESTAIEIRVY; encoded by the coding sequence ATGCTAGTTCAGAAAGACAAACTCCCGTTCCGATCTCCGAACGAGAAAGGCCGCTACCGCCGCGCCTGGAAAGAAAGTCACGGCAACCTGTTGCTGTTGTTCGCCGGCATCATTTTCTTGATCGGGTTGGCGATGATTTGGGCCAGCCCGCCCGACCCGACCGAGTTTGACGTCGATCTGGGCGCCGTGGCCGACACCGACCAAGTCCAACCGCTGCCGCCCGACGTGATCCTGATTCGCGTCACGACCAATCAGATCGATTCCGCAGGCCCGATTCGGATCGCGGTTTACGATTCCCCGGAAAGTTTTGGGAATCCCGAACGGGCGATCATCAAGGACTCCCTGGTGCCGATCGACGGATTCGTGGTTTGGGAAATCCAGCTCGCCATTTTGCCGGAACAATTCGCGATCGCGGCCTACCATGATATGGACGACAACGGCGAACTGAACCGGGCGTTGTTCAATGCCCCGGTGGAACCGTACGGTTTTTCCAATAACGCGCGGAGCCTGGTCGGGCCGCCGACCTACGAGCAAACCATCATGGAACGCCCGAGCGAATCGACGGCCATCGAAATCCGCGTGTATTAG
- a CDS encoding ABC transporter permease, with translation MHWFRPLLLTLQLMGLSVLVAAGIGITLAFFISLVPRQRRVGRAVIGYCLISLVACIATPMILHAAAWEATAGKFGWLTFSQTASRTYTGLAGRYGGLVACVWIHGLLGAALVSLATWFGTSRIPSQVIDQSRLDGGPIWTWWRIRLPIAAPWVVTGLLATAILAATEMTVVDLYGVRTLADEFYLFHAVQPSITSIMIVLVLPCVLAIGIISTVAVSRRRRLDVQLLESNRSAGDAAEPLGMLGHLAAPAAIVLATMMFAFPLGGLWVKIGHRITVSADSDPAFTVGWSLRQAIGLLGSAPQEFSREYLWTAVLAALTAAVCLPLAWVVASTTRQRPRLRRTVDLVSLILFLIPGPVVGLTVVRLFTLSVPGLQTLYHQTLLPTVVALLARAVPVAYWILRAGYAGIDTSILDSAKLDLGWIGRVWWIERPLLAKPLAIAAVAAAVMASGDVPATLPVLPPGVVTVGTRLFALLHSGARNQEAALAFWYVISIIGVTIVCSIRWKRSAG, from the coding sequence ATGCATTGGTTCCGTCCGCTTCTGTTGACGCTCCAGCTGATGGGGCTCAGCGTTCTGGTCGCCGCGGGGATCGGGATCACGCTGGCGTTTTTCATTTCGTTGGTCCCACGCCAGCGCCGCGTCGGCCGGGCGGTCATCGGGTATTGCCTGATCAGCCTGGTCGCCTGCATCGCCACCCCGATGATTCTGCACGCGGCCGCTTGGGAGGCGACGGCGGGCAAGTTCGGTTGGCTGACGTTTTCCCAAACCGCCTCACGCACCTACACCGGGCTGGCCGGCCGATACGGCGGACTGGTCGCCTGCGTTTGGATCCACGGACTGTTGGGGGCCGCCCTGGTGTCGCTGGCGACCTGGTTCGGCACCTCGCGGATCCCTTCTCAAGTGATCGATCAAAGTCGACTCGACGGCGGACCGATCTGGACTTGGTGGCGGATCCGGTTGCCGATCGCGGCGCCCTGGGTGGTGACGGGGCTGCTGGCGACGGCGATTTTGGCCGCCACCGAAATGACGGTCGTCGACCTGTACGGCGTGCGGACCCTGGCCGACGAGTTCTACCTGTTTCATGCCGTCCAACCTTCGATCACGTCCATCATGATCGTCCTGGTGCTGCCCTGTGTGCTGGCGATCGGGATCATCAGCACCGTCGCCGTGTCTCGCCGCCGTCGGTTGGACGTGCAACTGCTCGAATCAAATCGCTCCGCCGGCGACGCGGCCGAACCCTTGGGCATGCTTGGCCACCTCGCCGCGCCGGCCGCGATCGTGCTGGCGACGATGATGTTTGCGTTCCCGCTGGGCGGTTTGTGGGTCAAGATCGGACACCGGATCACCGTGTCCGCGGATTCCGACCCGGCGTTCACGGTCGGTTGGTCACTGCGGCAGGCGATCGGGTTGCTGGGGTCGGCGCCGCAAGAATTCTCCAGGGAGTACCTTTGGACGGCGGTCCTGGCGGCGCTGACCGCCGCGGTCTGTCTCCCCCTGGCTTGGGTGGTCGCGTCGACCACGCGGCAACGCCCCCGGCTGCGCCGCACCGTCGACCTCGTTTCGCTGATCCTGTTTCTGATTCCCGGTCCGGTTGTCGGCTTGACGGTGGTGCGGTTGTTCACGCTGTCCGTGCCGGGTCTGCAAACCCTCTACCATCAGACGTTACTACCGACCGTGGTGGCCTTGTTGGCCCGCGCCGTGCCGGTCGCCTACTGGATCCTGCGAGCCGGTTATGCGGGAATCGACACCTCGATCCTGGACAGTGCGAAACTCGATCTGGGCTGGATCGGCCGCGTCTGGTGGATCGAACGCCCGCTTTTGGCCAAGCCGCTGGCGATCGCGGCGGTCGCCGCGGCGGTGATGGCCAGCGGAGATGTCCCGGCGACGCTGCCCGTCCTGCCACCAGGTGTCGTGACCGTCGGCACCCGATTGTTCGCGTTGCTGCACAGCGGTGCACGCAATCAGGAAGCCGCTTTGGCGTTCTGGTACGTCATTTCGATCATCGGGGTGACGATCGTTTGTTCCATTCGTTGGAAGCGCTCTGCCGGATAA